The nucleotide sequence TTTTCACTTCAAGGCAGGCTACACTGTACATAGCTGTTACACCACATTACAGGTTTAACCCACTGGCGTACACAAGGTATCTAACCTAATACACAAACAGTGGTCTCCACGAAAGTAGGGTCCAGGGCTGCATGCCATTGCAGCTAGCCCCATCCTTCTTAACTCCCAGCACCAGCCCACAACTGGGCGTTACAAGCCAGCACAAGGAGCTTCATCGATATGCCCTTTAACGGATTTTTAGCCCCGTCTTCGAAAGTACTTACCTGACTAGGATACTGCACCACCATATATCAACATATTTTTAAATTATATCATAGCTTTTAATCTTATTCAAAGTATATATTGAGCTAAATTTATCATAAAGTGCTGATGTATTTTATTTAGTCCTATTTAACAAGAATAGTGTCAATTCTTTTAACTTAGATGTATTACCCGGAAAAGTATCTAATATTTCTACACACTCTGATGTTATAGAATTACACATCTCAACACATTTATTTATACCATAAACTGTTATAAAAGTTGTTTTATTATTTTTGAGGTCACTTTTTGCCTTTTTGCCTAAAGTTTTTGTATCACCAGTTATATCTAAAATATCGTCCTTTATTTGAAATGCAAGCCCTAATTTTCTTCCATAATAGTCTAAATTTTTTAGATGATCGTGTTTTGCTCCACCAAGTACAGCACCTGAGAGTATTGCCGCATTTATCAAAGCTCCTGTTTTTTTACTATGCATATAATATAACTGCTCTACAGATATTTTTTTATCTTCACTTAATATATCTACTGTTTGACCGCCAACCATTCCTTCTACACCAGCACCTTCGGAGATAATTCTACAAGCATTTATTGCACTGTTATCCCTCATACAATGCTTGAACATAATATTCATAGCTTCATTTAACAGTCCATCTCCTGCGAGTGTTGCTATGGCTTCCCCAAATATCTTATGGTTAGTTGGTTTTCCTCTCCTTAAATCATCATTATCCATACAAGGCAAATCATCATGTATTAAAGAATAAGTGTGGATCATTTCAATGGCAGACGCTATATCAATAATATCATTATAATCCTCCTTATATAGCATATAAGTTAAAATCATTAAGAGAGGTCTTATTCTTTTTCCACCAGCATTCAAACTGTATTCCATAGCCTCATATACTTTTTTATTATAAGATCCTTTTCCCTTAAAATATTCAGTCAAGAAAACGTCAATCTCAGCTTTAATACTATTTATGGTTCCATTTGCATCCATGCTGTATTTTCCCCATTTCCTATTTATAATATATAAATTACAAAGCAAAAATTTCAATTATTATTTCATTCAAAATCCTTTTCTGATTTTTCAGTAAGAATTTTAATCTTTCCTTCAGCATCACTCAAGCTCTTATATAATTTCTGATAAAGTTTAATGCCATCCTCATATTTTTTAATACTTTCTTCCAGAGAAAGCTTTTCACTATCCATTTCATTTACAATGACTTCAAGCTTATTTAACATGCTCTCATAAGATTCATTTTTCCTAGGCATAATACATCCCCTTTACAACTAATCAATATCACTCTGAAGTATAAAACTTTTACTTCCATCCTTAAGTGTTATACTAACCTCTTTTGTGTTAGAAAGAGTATTTATGTTTGTTATAATATTTTTATCTTTATCTTCAATTACAGCATATCCCTTTTTTAATATATTAAGCGGATTATTTACAGATAATAGCTCCTTCATATGCTGCAGTTTCTTATCTTCTTGCTTAATTCTACTATTTACTTTTATATTGAGTAACTCGTAAAATCTATCAAGATTATTATATTGATTTGCTATATATATAAGCGGGCTATTAGAATTTAACTGTTTAAGAGTAATTTGTAAATTATTAGATTCATTATTTAATCTTGAATTTATTTTTGTATACAAAAAATCTTTTAAGCTAAAAAGTTTATTATAAAATTCATTTAAATCAAACACAACTATCTCAGCTGCTGCCGAAGGAGTTGGTGCCCTTCTATCACTCACAAAGTCCGCTATGGTATAGTCAATTTCATGACCTATTCCTGTAACAACCGGCTTAGATGAATTATATATTGCACGTGCCAGAAGTTCATCATTGAAACACCATAAGTCTTCTATAGATCCTCCGCCTCTTGCTATTATTATAACATCTATATCATCTATGCTATTTAATCTATTTATACCTTCTATTAAATTTTTAACTGCTTCTTTTCCCTGTACCAATGAAGGATACAATTTAATACTTATCTTATTATTCCTCCTCGAAGCAACATTTATTATATCCTGTATTGCTGCACCAGTAGGAGAAGTTATAACTCCTATATTTCTTGAATATAAAGGTATACTTTTCTTATGTGTTTCTTCAAATAGCCCTTCTTCACTCAATTTATTTTTTAATTTCTCAAATGCCACATAAAGTTCTCCAATACCTTCTCTCTGCATTTCATTACAATAGAGTTGATATACTCCTTCTTTTTTATAAACAGATACCTTTCCCTTTACAATCACTTTCATACCGTTTTCTGGTACAAAGTTTAATGTATCTGCTGAATCCTTAAACATTACACAGTTTATTTTGCTATACTCATCTTTAAGGGAAAAATATATATGACCGCTGCTGTGAAATTTTAGATTATATATCTCACCTTTTATACATAAATTTGCAAGTATAAAGTCATTATCCAATACTTTTTTTAAATAACTGTTTAAATTGGATACAGTTAGAGTTTTTATATACATATCCTCACCTTTTATTAATAAATTTACTCCTTATTTTTTATCATTTTTCCAAGTATACCATTTACAAAAGCTGCAGATTTATCTCCAGAATACTTTTTAGCCAGCTCTATAGCCTCATTTATGGATACATTTTTCGGTATATTGTCTTCATATAAAAATTCATATGTACATATTCTAAGTATAGCCAAATCCACCCTTGATATCCTGTTAATCTTCCACTTTATAAGGCACTTCTCTATCCCGTCATCCAATTCACCTTTTTTTTCCTGAATCCCTTTAAGTACTCGCGTAACATACGACATATCTATATCAGTTAAATCCATATTTTCCTCATCACTTTTATCTGTTTTCAAATTAGACAGTAACTCCGATTCATTATTGTCCACTTTTAAGTTTTCCTTTAGATTATCTATTACCTCTTTAAAATCTTCCTTATTTATAGTCATTTGGAATAATAACCTCATAGTCAATTCCCTGGATTTTCTTCTATTCATCTTTTCCTCCCATTAAGTAATTTTGTCCTCATATGAATAATTATTAACATTTCCAATTCAATTATACTTTAAAGTATTCATTTAATTCAAGTAACCCTTATATGCTCATGCATAATATAGGGAATCAAATTACAAAATAACTTGATTCCCTAGTTAGACAAATTTAAATTAACATATTATAAATTTTATTCATCCGTTTCTTGGGCTTTTTCCTCAGATTTTGAAATCATAACATTTTGCACATGTATATTTACTGCTGAAACATACAATCCAGTCATTGACTCAACTGCCTTTTTAACATTTTCCTGTACTTCTAATGCTATATCAGGAATTCTAACACCGTATTCAACTACTACATATAAATCTATAGCAGCACTATTCTCTCCTACACTAACCTTAACACCCTTGGATAAATTTTTCTTTCCGCTTAATATCTGGGTTATTCCACCAACAAGACTGGCACTCATTCCAACTATACCTTTTATTTCTGTTGTAGCCAAACCTGATATAACTCCGACTACTTCATCGGATATCTTAACAACTCCCATATTAGTTTCGCTGCTTAAATTTTCTTCCATAAACGGCACCTCCTCTGTGTTTAAAAACACAAAATAACTTGCTTATATTATACCAAATAGCAATTTCTTTTACAAACTAAAGAAGAGACCCACACTTAAAATTCGTGTCAGCCTCCTATAAATAATTTTATTGCTTAGTCTCTATTTCTACATCCTGCACTTTCGATATTCCAACAACGACATTTTTTATATCTCTTGTTTGTTTATCTGTAAGTTTATTTTTGGATTTTACAACCACTCTAGCTTTATTGTCCTCAACAGAACAAATTACATCCTCATAACCTTTACTCTTCAAAGTAGTCTCTATTTTAGATTCATAATTTGTATTCATAGCTAATTGAGTATACTTTTCTGCTGCCTCATCTCTATTACTTTTTGTAACATTCTGATCATCAATTAATGTTTTTAAAGTTTGAAGAGTTTGTGCATTTTTTTGATCACGAGTCAATTTTGATTCATCGAAATATTGGTTTTCACCAGTATCCTTATTCGTATCACTCTTACTCTCGTCCTTATCATTATTAAATGATACCGTGCTCTTGCCACTTGTACTGTCTCCTCCATTTACATACAGAGGATTATTGAGTTTAGTTGCCATAACCCCTGCACACACAATAAGTACCAAAAGAGTAACAATAATAGCTCCTTGTTTTTTATTCACTTTAATTCCCCCAATCAACCTTTCTAAAAAATTATATGCTAAAAAACTTTTATATATACTACTTTTTCATAGGATAAACATTAACTTTATCCTGAGGCAGATTAAACAAATCCATTACAGCTTTAGTTATTCTAAGCTGTGTAAGATCATTTTCGGCTCCTTCAGCGACTACACATACACCTTCAACTTTAGGCTTATATTTTTTCAATATGAGTGGTTCAGACTTGCCGTCATTATTCGTAATTACAACAGTACTTCCATTATTCTTTTGAACTGAATTTCTTACACCACCAGTAGTATCTTTTTCTTCTGTAGTATTAGTAGAATCATTTACATTTACTGCTGGCACCTGCTCTTCACTACCTTCAAAACTTACCATTACATCTACTTTTCCAACACCTTCTATACTTTGCAAGGTACTTTTTAGTTTGTTCTGAATGGATGTTTCATAATCTTCAGAATTTTCACCTGTCGACTCTGTGCTCTGCTTTTGAACTTGATTTTTGTTATTGTTCTCAGAACTACTTCCCGTAATTTCTGAAATACTGCTTGATTTAAAAAAACTAGCTGCTATGACTATAAGTATTCCAGATAAAAATAATATCAGTAGATTTGTAGAATTTTTCTTATTTGACTGATTATTTTTGATAGATTTAATAGTCTTATCTAGAATATTTTTAAGGTTCATATATTCTTCCTCCTATATCGTATTTCACTTAAATTTTATATACCTGTATTACATTAGTAGAAATATTTAATTCATCACTTAAATACTTCTTGATTTCTGCCGCCTTATTTTGATCTATTTTTCCATCGGATGTTTTACTCTCTACCGATTTACTGCCTATATTTATACTAATATTTTTTATCTTTTCTACACTTCCATCTTTAACACCGACCTTTAAATCTTTTATAGTTACTTTTTCATTATCATTATCCATACACGCATCTACATTAATCTTATAAGTCTGGTTAGGATATTTCTCTTTAAGTTTTTCTTCGCAGCTATTTTGCAGATTTAATTTAAAATTTTCCATCATCTCGTTAATACTTTTCTGTTTATATTCATTAAAATCACTTTTATAATTGTCACTATCAAAATTTTGAACAGCAGTGTTAACATATGAATCTATATTAATATCATTATTAAATAATTTAATTACAGGATTTATAAAAACAGTAATCATAATTAAACCAAGTACGAATTTAGCATATTTTTTGAGGCTATTATCCGGGAGTATCATTTCCACTGCCGTAATAAAAAATACTGCTGTGCATATAGTTATAATCCAATTTCTAAGTGCTTGAATCACACGTTATACCTCTTTTCTTAAGTCTTCTAATTTTACCCTGTTAGTATTACCTTGCCCGCGGAGGCAATTATTGCTATCATTATGAAAAACATTATTGAAACACAAATTAAACTTGACATAACAAGTATTAATGAATTTCCAGCAGAAGTCAGACAATTCACTACTCTACTATCACTTATAGGTTCTATAAGTGCTGCAGTAAGTTTATATGAAACCGCTATAATTAAAATCTTTATTATAGGAAGCAACATAATGCATACGAGTATAACCAGGCCAACACTGCTTATAGCATTTTTTAATAGTATTGAGTACCCGGCTACTGTCGAAACAGCATCAGAGAGACTTTTTCCTACTATTGGTACAAAATTATCTACAGCAAACTTCGCAGTTTTAGCAGCAACCTGATCAATAGTTTTAGCAGTAATACCGCGTACTGTTATAATTCCTATAAATACTGTCATTATTATTCCCTGAGCCCATAACACGCATTGATTTAAAAGCCCAGTGAGTTTGTCTACCTTATAATCCAAGGATAGATTATTTACAAATTGAAGAACAAATGCCATCGTTATTATCGGAATTATTATATTCATGAACAATCTTGCGCTTATAGTTATAGCTCCAAGTATTATCGGATTCATAACAGCAGCTTCAACAACCCCTCCTACACTTCCAACTAACATTATCAAAATTGGAACCAACGCGGTCATAAAATTTGTCATATCATTTATTGTCGTTCTTGCTATATCTACACCTATGTAAAAACTTTTTGCTATGATTATTATAATAAGCGAATAACATGCATAATAAGCAATATTAGATAAATTTTCATCACTAAAAGCTTTTTGTAAATTAGTAAGTAGTGCACATATAATAACTATTATAACTACCATTGATAAAAGTTTTAACGAAGATAGAGTCTCTTTCATT is from Clostridium fermenticellae and encodes:
- a CDS encoding polyprenyl synthetase family protein — translated: MDANGTINSIKAEIDVFLTEYFKGKGSYNKKVYEAMEYSLNAGGKRIRPLLMILTYMLYKEDYNDIIDIASAIEMIHTYSLIHDDLPCMDNDDLRRGKPTNHKIFGEAIATLAGDGLLNEAMNIMFKHCMRDNSAINACRIISEGAGVEGMVGGQTVDILSEDKKISVEQLYYMHSKKTGALINAAILSGAVLGGAKHDHLKNLDYYGRKLGLAFQIKDDILDITGDTKTLGKKAKSDLKNNKTTFITVYGINKCVEMCNSITSECVEILDTFPGNTSKLKELTLFLLNRTK
- a CDS encoding exodeoxyribonuclease VII small subunit, whose translation is MPRKNESYESMLNKLEVIVNEMDSEKLSLEESIKKYEDGIKLYQKLYKSLSDAEGKIKILTEKSEKDFE
- the xseA gene encoding exodeoxyribonuclease VII large subunit — protein: MYIKTLTVSNLNSYLKKVLDNDFILANLCIKGEIYNLKFHSSGHIYFSLKDEYSKINCVMFKDSADTLNFVPENGMKVIVKGKVSVYKKEGVYQLYCNEMQREGIGELYVAFEKLKNKLSEEGLFEETHKKSIPLYSRNIGVITSPTGAAIQDIINVASRRNNKISIKLYPSLVQGKEAVKNLIEGINRLNSIDDIDVIIIARGGGSIEDLWCFNDELLARAIYNSSKPVVTGIGHEIDYTIADFVSDRRAPTPSAAAEIVVFDLNEFYNKLFSLKDFLYTKINSRLNNESNNLQITLKQLNSNSPLIYIANQYNNLDRFYELLNIKVNSRIKQEDKKLQHMKELLSVNNPLNILKKGYAVIEDKDKNIITNINTLSNTKEVSITLKDGSKSFILQSDID
- the nusB gene encoding transcription antitermination factor NusB, with product MNRRKSRELTMRLLFQMTINKEDFKEVIDNLKENLKVDNNESELLSNLKTDKSDEENMDLTDIDMSYVTRVLKGIQEKKGELDDGIEKCLIKWKINRISRVDLAILRICTYEFLYEDNIPKNVSINEAIELAKKYSGDKSAAFVNGILGKMIKNKE
- a CDS encoding Asp23/Gls24 family envelope stress response protein: MEENLSSETNMGVVKISDEVVGVISGLATTEIKGIVGMSASLVGGITQILSGKKNLSKGVKVSVGENSAAIDLYVVVEYGVRIPDIALEVQENVKKAVESMTGLYVSAVNIHVQNVMISKSEEKAQETDE
- a CDS encoding SpoIIIAH-like family protein, giving the protein MNKKQGAIIVTLLVLIVCAGVMATKLNNPLYVNGGDSTSGKSTVSFNNDKDESKSDTNKDTGENQYFDESKLTRDQKNAQTLQTLKTLIDDQNVTKSNRDEAAEKYTQLAMNTNYESKIETTLKSKGYEDVICSVEDNKARVVVKSKNKLTDKQTRDIKNVVVGISKVQDVEIETKQ
- the spoIIIAG gene encoding stage III sporulation protein AG, yielding MNLKNILDKTIKSIKNNQSNKKNSTNLLILFLSGILIVIAASFFKSSSISEITGSSSENNNKNQVQKQSTESTGENSEDYETSIQNKLKSTLQSIEGVGKVDVMVSFEGSEEQVPAVNVNDSTNTTEEKDTTGGVRNSVQKNNGSTVVITNNDGKSEPLILKKYKPKVEGVCVVAEGAENDLTQLRITKAVMDLFNLPQDKVNVYPMKK
- the spoIIIAF gene encoding stage III sporulation protein AF, which gives rise to MIQALRNWIITICTAVFFITAVEMILPDNSLKKYAKFVLGLIMITVFINPVIKLFNNDINIDSYVNTAVQNFDSDNYKSDFNEYKQKSINEMMENFKLNLQNSCEEKLKEKYPNQTYKINVDACMDNDNEKVTIKDLKVGVKDGSVEKIKNISINIGSKSVESKTSDGKIDQNKAAEIKKYLSDELNISTNVIQVYKI
- the spoIIIAE gene encoding stage III sporulation protein AE, which encodes MKKVILILFMLLEISFNVQAADINSNYSKNNIQDTESSQKIEQFYDYISNMKTKYELMNEFDVKSYVKNFMKTGDGKFDNKQLIKALITYSMKETLSSLKLLSMVVIIVIICALLTNLQKAFSDENLSNIAYYACYSLIIIIIAKSFYIGVDIARTTINDMTNFMTALVPILIMLVGSVGGVVEAAVMNPIILGAITISARLFMNIIIPIITMAFVLQFVNNLSLDYKVDKLTGLLNQCVLWAQGIIMTVFIGIITVRGITAKTIDQVAAKTAKFAVDNFVPIVGKSLSDAVSTVAGYSILLKNAISSVGLVILVCIMLLPIIKILIIAVSYKLTAALIEPISDSRVVNCLTSAGNSLILVMSSLICVSIMFFIMIAIIASAGKVILTG